From the genome of Turicibacter faecis, one region includes:
- a CDS encoding DUF4037 domain-containing protein has translation MINVNEILHRLIAEFKTLEEVTGITMSGSKFSNYQDELSDINIVIYFTQPIAKEKRRQILVKFSESMELDCPGEVNIDHCSLRDFAVELDLCYLEMSTVEKKLMDAIDETMITRYTSTQIAYFVHNSNILFDRDQQLAKLKEEYTSHYSDQMRQRIVSIQYPLLKQSHKSYYIRFERALEHRDRIHLSNLLNGYLKCYLEIIFALNRQYYPTENRIIQITEEICRVLPKLMKEHIELLFVHAARYDKQLLSVIDLMVQQLTELLQQEGLL, from the coding sequence ATGATTAATGTGAACGAAATTTTACACCGATTAATAGCCGAATTCAAAACGCTTGAAGAGGTGACAGGGATTACTATGTCAGGTTCTAAGTTTTCTAATTATCAAGATGAATTATCAGATATCAATATTGTTATTTATTTTACTCAACCCATCGCGAAAGAGAAACGTCGTCAAATTCTTGTGAAATTTTCGGAGTCTATGGAATTGGATTGTCCGGGGGAAGTAAACATTGATCATTGTTCGTTACGAGATTTCGCTGTTGAACTAGATCTTTGTTATCTTGAGATGAGCACCGTCGAAAAAAAACTCATGGATGCGATTGATGAAACCATGATTACTCGGTATACGTCGACGCAGATTGCCTATTTTGTACATAATTCGAATATATTATTTGACCGTGATCAACAGTTGGCTAAGTTGAAAGAGGAATATACGTCTCATTATTCAGACCAAATGAGACAACGAATTGTGAGCATTCAGTACCCGCTGTTAAAGCAAAGTCATAAATCTTACTATATTCGATTTGAGCGAGCTTTAGAGCATCGTGATCGTATTCATCTTTCAAATTTATTAAATGGTTATTTAAAATGCTATTTAGAAATCATTTTTGCTCTTAATCGTCAATATTATCCGACTGAAAACCGGATTATCCAGATAACAGAAGAAATATGTCGAGTCTTACCAAAGTTAATGAAGGAGCATATTGAATTATTATTTGTTCACGCCGCACGTTATGATAAGCAGTTGCTTAGCGTTATCGATTTGATGGTGCAACAATTAACGGAACTTTTGCAACAAGAAGGTCTTTTATAA
- a CDS encoding Spx/MgsR family RNA polymerase-binding regulatory protein yields MVEIYTSPSCSSCRKAKKWLDEYGIKYTEKNLFVTKITRENIKQILEKTENGFEDIISTRSKAFKENNLNADDMTINELLDFIVENPSVLRRPIIVDKHRLQVGYNDEEIRCFLPRELRNVIYCNNCDNCNCSYVGALERALKDNFIEKASMR; encoded by the coding sequence ATGGTTGAAATTTATACATCTCCCAGTTGTTCATCGTGTCGTAAGGCAAAGAAATGGTTAGATGAATACGGGATTAAATATACGGAAAAAAATTTATTTGTGACAAAAATTACACGTGAAAATATTAAACAAATTTTAGAAAAAACTGAAAATGGTTTTGAAGATATTATTTCTACACGTTCAAAGGCGTTTAAGGAAAATAATTTGAATGCGGACGACATGACGATCAATGAATTACTCGATTTTATTGTTGAGAATCCGAGTGTTTTACGCCGTCCTATTATTGTTGATAAGCACCGCTTACAAGTGGGGTATAATGATGAAGAAATTCGATGCTTTTTACCGCGCGAATTAAGAAATGTGATTTATTGTAATAATTGTGATAATTGTAATTGTTCATATGTTGGTGCATTAGAGCGTGCGCTAAAAGATAATTTTATTGAAAAGGCATCAATGAGATAA
- a CDS encoding carbon starvation CstA family protein, with the protein MVTFLVCLSILIGGYFIYGTYVDRMVGVNPDKETPAVKLQDDVDYVPMPWWKVFLIQFLNIAGTGPIFGAISGALFGPVAFLWITFGTIFAGAVHDYLSGVISMKHDGMSVSELVGIYLGDHMKMIMRVFSVILLILVGTVFVSSPAGLLASMTGQGLVFWTVIIILYYILATILPVDKIVGKIYPLFGAALLLMAIGLCGAMFINHFNGTRPMVEMTLENLHPEKLSVFPFLFVTIACGALSGFHATQSPMMARCVSNERESKKVFYGAMVVEGIVALVWCAVSLSFFGDTAHLNQALVESGGQSGVVNIISTGLLGKVGAVLALLGVVACPITSGDTAFRSARLTIADAFSIKQDHVAKRFYIAIPLFVICIILTQFDFNIIWRYFAWSNQTLATICLWTSTVYLLKNKRNYWITLIPATFMTFICTSYILQAKEGLRLSGTFSNGVGILAAIILFSWFMRRVMKGKLEQEVPCQAKNLLGE; encoded by the coding sequence GTGGTTACATTTTTAGTTTGTTTAAGTATTTTAATTGGTGGGTATTTTATTTATGGAACGTATGTGGATCGAATGGTGGGCGTGAATCCGGATAAGGAAACACCAGCTGTTAAATTACAAGATGATGTCGATTATGTTCCGATGCCGTGGTGGAAAGTTTTCTTAATTCAATTTTTAAATATTGCGGGAACGGGTCCAATCTTTGGAGCCATTTCTGGAGCGTTATTTGGGCCGGTAGCCTTTTTATGGATTACGTTTGGGACGATTTTCGCGGGTGCGGTTCATGATTATTTAAGTGGCGTTATCTCAATGAAACATGATGGAATGTCTGTTTCAGAATTAGTTGGAATTTATTTAGGTGACCACATGAAAATGATTATGCGCGTGTTCTCAGTCATTTTATTAATTTTAGTTGGAACTGTTTTTGTGAGTTCACCAGCAGGGTTATTAGCTTCTATGACGGGTCAAGGATTAGTCTTTTGGACAGTTATTATTATCTTATATTATATTTTAGCTACGATTTTACCGGTTGATAAAATTGTCGGTAAGATTTATCCATTGTTTGGTGCAGCTTTATTATTAATGGCGATTGGTTTATGTGGGGCTATGTTTATTAATCACTTTAATGGAACACGCCCAATGGTTGAAATGACACTTGAAAATTTACATCCTGAAAAGTTATCTGTCTTCCCATTTTTATTTGTGACGATTGCTTGCGGAGCTTTAAGTGGTTTTCATGCGACACAATCTCCGATGATGGCACGTTGTGTTTCGAATGAACGAGAGAGTAAAAAGGTATTTTATGGTGCCATGGTTGTCGAGGGAATTGTGGCTTTAGTCTGGTGTGCCGTTTCATTGTCTTTCTTCGGAGATACAGCTCATTTAAATCAAGCATTGGTTGAATCGGGTGGACAGTCTGGTGTCGTTAACATTATTTCAACAGGATTGTTAGGAAAAGTAGGGGCGGTATTGGCGCTTCTTGGAGTTGTTGCATGTCCGATTACTTCGGGAGATACGGCATTTAGAAGTGCACGTTTAACGATTGCAGATGCCTTTTCTATTAAGCAAGATCATGTGGCTAAACGTTTTTATATCGCCATTCCGTTATTTGTTATTTGTATTATTTTAACGCAATTTGATTTTAATATTATTTGGCGCTATTTTGCGTGGTCAAATCAAACATTAGCGACGATTTGTTTATGGACATCAACCGTTTACTTATTGAAAAATAAACGTAATTATTGGATTACCTTGATTCCAGCCACATTTATGACTTTCATTTGTACATCATACATTCTACAGGCAAAAGAGGGGTTACGCTTAAGTGGAACTTTCTCAAATGGGGTAGGAATTTTAGCAGCTATTATTTTATTTAGCTGGTTTATGCGCCGTGTGATGAAAGGGAAGTTAGAGCAGGAAGTTCCGTGTCAGGCAAAAAACTTATTAGGTGAATAA
- a CDS encoding ABC transporter ATP-binding protein has translation MNEREVLLEVKNLKQYFKINSNTVVKAIDDISFNIYKGETFGLVGESGSGKSTTGRSIIRLYQPTAGEVYFKGKNIATKLTKKEKAEVCQKIQMIFQDPMACLNPRMRVIDIIAEGIDVHKLAKNKQDREEKVYKILEAVGLSKDHAGRYPHEFSGGQRQRIGIARALITNPEFIIADEPISALDVSIQAQVVNLMNTLKKEFGLTYLFIAHDLSMVKYISDRIGVMHLGRLVELGSADDIYERAIHPYTRSLLSAIPLPDPNYERNRKRIIYDKSKVDYYAGKWTEVSPGHFVLGTEEELQAWQKK, from the coding sequence ATGAATGAACGTGAGGTTTTACTTGAGGTTAAAAATTTAAAGCAGTATTTTAAAATTAACTCAAATACGGTAGTAAAGGCGATTGATGATATTTCATTTAACATTTACAAGGGTGAGACGTTCGGATTAGTTGGTGAATCAGGATCAGGAAAGTCAACGACAGGACGTAGTATTATTAGACTTTACCAACCAACTGCAGGAGAAGTTTATTTTAAAGGGAAAAATATCGCGACAAAGTTAACGAAAAAAGAAAAGGCCGAAGTTTGCCAAAAAATTCAGATGATTTTTCAGGATCCAATGGCTTGTTTGAATCCACGCATGCGTGTCATCGATATTATTGCCGAGGGAATAGATGTGCATAAACTGGCTAAAAATAAACAAGACCGTGAGGAAAAAGTTTATAAAATTTTAGAGGCTGTTGGTTTAAGTAAGGACCATGCAGGGCGTTATCCGCATGAGTTTTCAGGGGGACAACGTCAACGAATTGGAATTGCCCGTGCGTTAATTACAAATCCTGAATTTATTATCGCAGATGAACCGATTTCGGCTCTTGATGTTTCGATTCAGGCACAGGTCGTTAACTTAATGAACACCTTAAAGAAAGAGTTCGGTTTAACTTATTTATTTATTGCACACGACCTATCGATGGTTAAATATATCTCTGATCGCATCGGAGTTATGCACCTTGGCCGTTTAGTGGAATTAGGAAGTGCGGATGATATTTATGAGCGTGCGATTCATCCTTATACGCGTTCATTACTATCGGCTATCCCATTACCAGATCCTAACTATGAACGTAATCGTAAGCGAATTATTTATGATAAATCAAAGGTAGATTATTATGCCGGAAAATGGACAGAAGTCTCACCAGGACATTTTGTTTTAGGAACAGAAGAAGAGCTTCAGGCCTGGCAAAAAAAGTAA
- a CDS encoding ABC transporter ATP-binding protein has protein sequence MRKILDVNNLNITFDTFAGPVSAVRGVSFTLHEGETLAIVGESGSGKSVASKSIMGILADNGRITGGSITYTKDNGEDIDLATLSEHEYQSIRGKEIAMVFQDPMTSLNPTMTIGRQIMEPIIKHQGCSKVEARAKAEELITLVGINEAKKRMNQYPHQFSGGMRQRIVIAIALACNPRILICDEPTTALDVTIQAQILELIKDLQQKTNVAVIFITHDLGVVANVADRVAVMYAGRVCEIGTSNEVFYNPCHPYTWGLLASMPDLDTSDELLYAIPGTPPNLLTPPKGDAFAFRSEYALKIDYEEQPPMFKVSDTHYAATWLLHEQAPKVTPPAAVLRLREKGGYAHE, from the coding sequence ATGAGGAAAATATTAGACGTGAATAATTTAAATATTACATTCGATACATTCGCAGGTCCTGTTTCTGCGGTTCGTGGTGTGAGCTTTACGTTACATGAAGGGGAAACGTTAGCCATCGTTGGAGAATCAGGATCAGGGAAATCGGTAGCTTCTAAATCAATCATGGGGATTTTAGCTGATAATGGAAGGATCACAGGGGGATCGATTACGTATACGAAAGATAATGGGGAAGATATTGATTTAGCGACTTTATCTGAACATGAGTATCAATCGATTCGCGGAAAAGAAATTGCAATGGTTTTCCAAGATCCAATGACGTCTTTAAATCCAACGATGACAATTGGTCGTCAAATTATGGAACCTATTATAAAACATCAGGGGTGTTCAAAAGTAGAAGCACGCGCCAAAGCGGAGGAACTTATTACGCTCGTTGGAATTAATGAGGCGAAAAAGCGAATGAATCAATATCCTCATCAGTTTTCAGGAGGGATGCGCCAACGAATTGTTATCGCGATTGCATTGGCTTGTAATCCACGTATTTTAATTTGTGATGAGCCAACGACTGCTTTGGATGTAACGATTCAAGCACAAATTTTAGAACTCATTAAGGATTTACAACAAAAAACAAATGTTGCTGTTATTTTTATTACCCATGATTTAGGGGTCGTTGCTAACGTTGCTGATCGCGTGGCCGTTATGTATGCAGGACGTGTTTGTGAGATTGGAACGAGCAATGAAGTCTTCTACAATCCGTGTCATCCTTATACATGGGGATTACTTGCGTCAATGCCTGATTTAGATACAAGTGATGAATTGTTGTATGCTATTCCAGGAACACCACCTAACCTTTTGACACCGCCAAAAGGGGATGCGTTCGCCTTCCGTAGTGAGTATGCATTAAAAATTGATTATGAGGAACAGCCACCAATGTTTAAGGTAAGTGATACACATTATGCAGCCACTTGGTTATTGCATGAGCAAGCTCCAAAGGTGACACCGCCTGCAGCTGTATTACGTCTGAGAGAAAAAGGGGGATATGCTCATGAGTAA
- a CDS encoding ABC transporter permease gives MISKKFDPSLFELEPMHQGQSDEIKTESLTFWQDAWRRLRKNKAALISMYAILLLVICSFLAPIVGPKHENGEAVKYNQTPILIDEETGKQIEKSRLSYLPPRVKGLENLGIFDGTSMKKMTAFDLFVGSSLPEEVNALNTPLKKAEFVEALGIKYHPNDYEIVSWSGQGEEMKITIQLRGASSTEEVPASELMSKYSTYSNLDSFELDQTELDNQGIQMLKVKVNAYVQKNVEHLYFYFGTDELGFDVWTRLWTGVQVSLLIGFLSLIIDFTLGILYGSIAGFYGGTAIDNVMMRITEILGSIPTTVILIIFSSVKKPFIQGVESLFNIHLSNVAGAFIILIVAMSLTGWISVARVVRAQYLKLKDQEFVMASTTLGASSSRIIFKHLFPNIIGQLVVMATFSIPSAIATEAMLSFIGLGLPIPMSSLGVLLSDGTSKMLSYVYLMMIPAFFMVYLMLAINLFANGLRDALDPRLRGE, from the coding sequence ATGATTTCTAAAAAATTTGATCCAAGTTTATTCGAATTAGAACCTATGCATCAGGGGCAGAGCGATGAAATTAAAACGGAAAGTTTAACGTTTTGGCAGGATGCGTGGCGTCGTCTAAGAAAAAATAAAGCTGCTTTAATTTCCATGTATGCTATTTTATTATTAGTTATTTGTTCGTTTTTAGCACCGATTGTTGGCCCAAAACATGAAAATGGAGAGGCCGTTAAATACAATCAAACGCCTATTTTAATTGATGAGGAAACAGGAAAACAAATTGAAAAATCGCGATTAAGTTACCTTCCTCCTCGGGTAAAAGGATTAGAAAACCTAGGAATTTTTGATGGAACGAGTATGAAAAAAATGACGGCATTTGATTTGTTCGTCGGAAGTTCACTTCCAGAAGAGGTTAATGCTTTAAATACGCCACTGAAAAAGGCTGAATTCGTGGAGGCGTTAGGCATTAAATATCATCCAAATGATTATGAAATTGTTTCTTGGTCTGGTCAAGGGGAAGAGATGAAGATTACGATTCAATTACGAGGGGCATCTTCAACAGAAGAGGTTCCTGCAAGTGAATTGATGAGTAAGTATTCAACTTATTCAAATTTAGATTCATTTGAATTAGATCAAACAGAACTTGATAATCAAGGGATTCAAATGTTAAAGGTTAAAGTGAATGCCTATGTTCAAAAGAATGTTGAACATTTATATTTCTATTTTGGAACAGATGAATTAGGATTTGATGTATGGACGCGTTTATGGACGGGGGTTCAAGTTTCATTACTTATCGGATTTTTATCATTAATTATTGATTTTACGCTTGGAATTTTATACGGATCGATTGCAGGTTTCTATGGAGGAACAGCTATTGATAACGTCATGATGCGTATTACTGAGATTTTAGGGTCGATTCCAACGACGGTTATTTTAATTATTTTTAGTAGTGTAAAGAAACCATTTATTCAAGGGGTTGAAAGTCTCTTTAATATTCACTTATCCAATGTAGCGGGTGCATTTATTATCTTAATCGTAGCGATGAGTTTAACAGGGTGGATTTCAGTTGCTCGCGTTGTTCGTGCACAATACTTAAAATTAAAAGATCAAGAGTTTGTTATGGCCTCAACAACCTTAGGGGCAAGTAGTTCACGTATTATCTTCAAACACTTATTTCCAAATATTATTGGTCAATTAGTCGTTATGGCGACATTCTCAATTCCATCTGCGATTGCGACTGAGGCCATGTTATCATTTATTGGGCTCGGATTACCAATTCCTATGTCTTCACTGGGGGTATTATTAAGTGACGGAACAAGTAAGATGTTATCTTATGTTTATTTAATGATGATTCCAGCCTTCTTTATGGTTTACTTAATGCTAGCTATTAATTTATTTGCAAATGGTTTACGTGATGCATTAGATCCACGTTTACGCGGAGAGTAG
- a CDS encoding ABC transporter permease, which yields MFKYILKRIGYMIITLFLVLTVNFLLLQLIPGSPFDGEKVTEAQKIILEQKYGLDDPIPVQYVRYMKGVVQGDFGISFKLQNQEVSDLVLTRIPYTIKPGALALLIGVVVGILFGAIAAMKRNSWADHTITIISVLGVSIPSFVLAAFLQYFICSKLGWLPLLYQPMDTVRGVSAMDEFKSLILPSISLAVPVIASLMRYMRSELIEVLNTDYILLARAKGLTRSQVIFHHALRNALIPVITVVGPMVVSIMTGSLVIEQFFGVPGLSKLMLNSVTMNDQFLTLGIAFFYAVLYVVVILVIDLLYGVIDPRIRLTGGAK from the coding sequence ATGTTTAAGTACATCTTAAAACGGATCGGTTACATGATTATTACACTATTTTTGGTTCTAACAGTAAACTTTTTATTGCTTCAGTTAATTCCGGGGAGCCCATTTGATGGGGAGAAAGTAACCGAGGCACAAAAAATTATCTTAGAACAAAAGTATGGATTAGATGACCCGATTCCAGTTCAATACGTTCGTTATATGAAAGGTGTTGTTCAAGGAGATTTCGGAATTTCGTTTAAACTTCAAAACCAAGAAGTATCGGATCTTGTTTTAACACGTATTCCTTATACGATTAAACCGGGGGCCCTAGCCTTATTAATTGGAGTGGTTGTTGGGATTTTATTCGGAGCTATTGCAGCAATGAAACGAAATTCATGGGCTGACCATACAATTACCATTATTTCGGTACTTGGAGTTTCGATACCATCCTTTGTCCTAGCGGCATTCTTACAATACTTTATTTGTAGTAAACTTGGATGGTTACCACTTCTATATCAACCGATGGATACCGTTCGAGGCGTGTCAGCGATGGACGAATTTAAATCGTTAATTTTACCATCCATTTCATTGGCCGTTCCGGTTATTGCTTCATTAATGCGCTATATGCGATCAGAGTTAATTGAAGTTTTAAATACGGATTATATTTTATTAGCGCGAGCAAAGGGATTAACGAGATCGCAAGTGATTTTCCATCATGCTTTACGTAACGCCCTTATTCCAGTTATTACAGTTGTTGGTCCAATGGTTGTTTCGATTATGACCGGAAGTTTAGTTATTGAACAGTTCTTTGGTGTTCCTGGATTAAGTAAATTAATGTTAAACTCGGTAACCATGAATGATCAATTTTTAACACTTGGGATTGCCTTCTTCTATGCCGTTTTATATGTCGTTGTTATTTTAGTGATTGACTTATTATACGGTGTCATCGATCCTCGAATCCGTTTAACTGGAGGTGCGAAATAA
- a CDS encoding peptide ABC transporter substrate-binding protein: MNKKLVGIFAAAFCAFGLAACSSGDANPADSNGNPSAGEAKSGGKVLKLLETSNIKSLLPWQATDSVSFLMLGNILEGLVTFGENGEIMPGVAKSWDISEDELTYTFHLNEDAKWVKANGEEYAPVTAHDFVYSWNQLIDPNTGAEYNFMLETAGIEGAGDALGLASNLVTYNADSKTLSSLKVSDYKDTDSQTAQQQYDEAKAELEEGIASAEEAIKGLGFASVEEANQNMQQLMDGLGFKAVDDYTFEVKLEAPTPYFLSLMAFPSFYPVNEKFVNEVTEDKFGTTVDNFLYNGPFLFTEWKISKSFYLTKNQSYWDAENVALDGVDFVVNENIDNNTWVSLYTDGSVMEAKLSGTNVATYGSRPDAVAEGDPGVFYLEVNQGNGAATPVTKLLANAKARKALNMAIDKSFITDEVLANGSMVADYLVPKNFAYGPEGTSVEGQDFRTTYEGFNTYNKEEAKKLWQEAMEETGVTGPVDLEILIQSADSAIKMGSAIQNDVQEVLGEFGVTVTISPVPFPEKLARVSSGDYQLALSGWSPDYADPMTYLDMFVTGGGHNNIGYSNAKYDELVNSAKSGDLATDYEARWNALVEAEQILLGEDQALIPLYQKGVVNLRSPKLVNYWKQAVGPDYFYKWVDIQD; this comes from the coding sequence GTGAATAAGAAATTAGTAGGAATTTTCGCCGCTGCTTTCTGTGCTTTTGGGCTAGCCGCTTGTTCATCAGGTGATGCAAATCCAGCAGATAGTAACGGAAACCCGAGTGCAGGGGAAGCAAAATCGGGTGGCAAAGTCTTAAAATTATTAGAAACGTCAAACATCAAGAGCTTACTACCTTGGCAGGCTACAGACTCAGTATCATTCTTAATGTTAGGTAACATTTTAGAGGGATTAGTGACATTCGGTGAAAATGGGGAAATCATGCCAGGGGTAGCAAAAAGCTGGGATATCTCAGAAGATGAATTAACGTATACGTTCCATTTAAATGAAGACGCAAAATGGGTAAAAGCGAATGGGGAAGAATATGCACCTGTTACCGCTCACGATTTTGTTTATTCTTGGAATCAATTAATTGACCCTAATACAGGGGCGGAGTATAACTTTATGTTAGAAACTGCCGGAATTGAAGGGGCTGGAGATGCTTTAGGATTAGCATCAAACTTAGTGACTTATAATGCAGATTCAAAAACATTATCGTCATTAAAAGTTTCAGATTATAAAGATACGGATTCTCAAACAGCACAACAACAATATGATGAAGCAAAAGCCGAATTAGAAGAGGGAATTGCTTCTGCTGAAGAGGCGATTAAAGGATTAGGATTTGCCTCTGTTGAGGAAGCAAATCAAAATATGCAACAATTAATGGATGGATTAGGATTTAAAGCAGTTGATGATTATACGTTTGAGGTAAAATTAGAAGCTCCAACACCTTATTTCTTATCATTAATGGCGTTCCCATCATTCTATCCAGTTAATGAAAAATTTGTTAATGAAGTGACAGAAGATAAATTTGGAACAACAGTTGATAATTTCTTATATAACGGTCCTTTCTTATTTACAGAGTGGAAAATTTCAAAAAGCTTCTATTTAACTAAAAACCAATCTTACTGGGATGCTGAAAATGTAGCGTTAGATGGTGTAGATTTTGTTGTCAATGAAAACATCGATAATAATACATGGGTAAGCTTATATACAGACGGTAGTGTAATGGAAGCGAAGCTAAGTGGAACAAACGTAGCCACTTATGGATCACGTCCAGATGCAGTGGCTGAGGGAGATCCAGGCGTATTCTATTTAGAAGTTAACCAAGGAAATGGTGCCGCAACACCAGTAACTAAATTATTAGCTAATGCTAAAGCGCGTAAAGCTCTTAATATGGCGATTGATAAATCATTTATTACAGATGAAGTATTAGCTAATGGATCAATGGTTGCTGATTATTTAGTACCAAAAAACTTTGCATACGGACCTGAAGGAACATCAGTTGAAGGACAAGATTTCCGTACGACATATGAAGGATTTAACACTTATAATAAAGAAGAAGCTAAAAAATTATGGCAAGAAGCCATGGAAGAAACTGGAGTAACAGGACCAGTTGATTTAGAAATTTTAATTCAATCAGCAGATTCAGCAATTAAAATGGGATCAGCGATTCAAAATGATGTGCAAGAAGTTTTAGGAGAATTTGGTGTAACAGTTACGATTTCACCGGTTCCATTCCCAGAAAAATTAGCACGTGTTTCTTCTGGTGACTATCAATTAGCGTTATCAGGATGGAGCCCAGATTATGCTGATCCAATGACTTACTTAGATATGTTCGTCACAGGTGGGGGACATAATAATATTGGATATTCAAATGCTAAATATGATGAGTTAGTTAATTCAGCAAAATCAGGGGATTTAGCAACGGATTATGAAGCACGTTGGAATGCATTAGTTGAAGCGGAACAAATTTTATTAGGTGAAGATCAAGCGTTAATTCCGTTATATCAAAAAGGTGTTGTTAATTTACGTAGTCCGAAGTTAGTAAACTATTGGAAGCAAGCGGTTGGACCTGATTATTTCTATAAATGGGTAGATATTCAAGACTAA
- a CDS encoding DUF3899 domain-containing protein, with the protein MLKQYPIFFKSILWIIGITFLFLLRQGFSALQFTNTLFLVSLFFFCIYAFKWILDQGTFYTFQYSWQKTKRYVLFFLPKYWTTKDVKDKKNDYDEATGEKIFHSFEEFYEYKQSKRWLDINQLLSSTLILLALSFILSFAIL; encoded by the coding sequence ATGCTAAAACAGTATCCTATCTTTTTCAAATCAATTTTATGGATAATAGGAATCACCTTTCTCTTTTTACTGAGACAAGGATTTTCCGCACTTCAATTCACGAATACACTTTTTCTCGTCTCTTTGTTTTTCTTTTGTATCTATGCTTTCAAATGGATTTTAGATCAGGGGACCTTTTATACGTTCCAATACTCGTGGCAAAAAACAAAACGATACGTCCTTTTTTTTCTTCCAAAATATTGGACAACAAAGGATGTCAAAGATAAGAAAAATGATTACGATGAAGCAACTGGGGAGAAAATTTTTCATAGTTTTGAAGAATTTTATGAGTATAAGCAATCTAAAAGGTGGCTAGATATCAATCAACTGTTAAGTTCAACACTCATCCTACTGGCCTTAAGCTTTATCCTATCATTTGCTATTCTTTAA